In Afipia sp. GAS231, a single window of DNA contains:
- the mutY gene encoding A/G-specific adenine glycosylase has product MRSPAIVKAKPQASAARNRPALLLDWYDRHRRRLPWRPPAGERADPYRVWLSEIMLQQTGVKTVGPYFEKFVARWPDVAALGSASQDDVLRMWAGLGYYSRARNLHACAVAVLRDHGGVFPDTEQGLRALPGIGPYTAAAISAIAFDVRTMPVDGNIERVVSRLYAVEEPLPQAKPLIGELAATLLGPSRAGDSAQALMDLGSSICTPKKPACALCPLSEDCVARARGDQEAFPRKAPKRTGTLRRGAAFIVTRGEELLVRTRAEKGLLGGMTEVPGSEWLAGQDDKAALKQAPTLKGETRWHRKTGVVTHVFTHFPLELVIYTTDVAARTRPPGGMRFVPIATLADEALPNVMRKAIAHGLGL; this is encoded by the coding sequence ATGAGATCCCCCGCGATCGTGAAAGCAAAGCCACAAGCATCTGCTGCGAGGAACCGTCCCGCGCTGCTGCTCGACTGGTACGACCGTCATCGCCGGCGGTTGCCGTGGCGGCCGCCGGCGGGGGAGCGGGCGGATCCGTACCGGGTCTGGCTGTCGGAAATCATGCTGCAGCAGACCGGCGTCAAGACGGTCGGACCCTACTTCGAGAAGTTCGTCGCGCGCTGGCCGGATGTCGCAGCGCTCGGCAGCGCGTCGCAGGACGACGTGCTGCGGATGTGGGCCGGGCTCGGCTACTATTCGCGGGCGCGCAACCTGCACGCCTGCGCGGTCGCGGTGCTGCGCGATCACGGCGGGGTGTTTCCCGATACCGAGCAGGGCCTGCGCGCGCTGCCGGGGATCGGGCCCTACACCGCGGCGGCGATATCGGCGATCGCCTTCGATGTCAGGACCATGCCGGTTGACGGCAATATCGAACGCGTGGTGTCGCGACTCTACGCGGTGGAAGAGCCTTTGCCGCAGGCCAAGCCATTGATCGGCGAATTGGCGGCGACGTTGCTCGGCCCATCCCGTGCCGGCGACAGCGCGCAGGCGCTGATGGATCTCGGCTCCTCGATCTGCACGCCGAAGAAGCCGGCCTGCGCGCTGTGTCCGCTCAGCGAAGATTGCGTGGCCCGCGCGCGCGGTGATCAGGAAGCGTTTCCGCGCAAGGCGCCGAAGAGGACGGGAACGCTGCGCCGCGGCGCGGCCTTCATCGTCACGCGTGGCGAGGAACTGTTGGTACGCACGCGGGCGGAGAAAGGCCTGCTCGGCGGCATGACCGAAGTGCCGGGCTCGGAATGGCTGGCGGGGCAGGACGACAAAGCTGCGTTGAAGCAGGCGCCCACGCTCAAGGGTGAGACTCGCTGGCATCGGAAAACGGGTGTCGTCACCCACGTGTTTACGCATTTTCCGCTCGAACTTGTCATCTACACCACTGATGTTGCCGCGCGCACGCGCCCGCCCGGGGGCATGCGTTTTGTGCCGATCGCGACGCTGGCCGATGAAGCGCTGCCCAACGTGATGCGCAAGGCGATCGCGCACGGGCTTGGTCTCTGA
- the smc gene encoding chromosome segregation protein SMC, producing MKLTRLRLHGFKSFVEPTDFMIEPGLTGVVGPNGCGKSNLVEALRWAMGETSHKSLRAADMDAVIFAGSGNRPARNHAEVVMSIDNADRTAPAAMNDSQVLEISRRIEREAGSVYRINGRDVRARDVQILFADAATGARSPALVHQGKIGEIIQAKPEQRRRVLEDAAGVAGLHARRHEAELRLKAAETNLTRVEDVIGQLAGQVDGLKKQARQAIRFREVAAKVRKAEATLFHLRWLEAHADVAEAAHTHDLNVREMAERTREQAEAARIQAIRASELPALREGEARAAAGLQRLTNARELLDREEARAKERVAELDRRLTQFSADIAREQQQTSDAEIALQRLDTEDSEIKEEIKSRVEKRSGVDERVSEAEATLAAAEQMFGELTTALADLTAKRTQLEAGVRTHRDRLAKLDQDIANVASEEQKLAQETGNLGDIDALAATMETAQESLAASEAAAQASETGHVAARQKLEASRAPLTEADKRVQRLETEARTISKLVNGETKNLWPPIIDGVTVAKGYEKALGAVLGDDLDAPVDPSAPMRWTNAGATFDDPALPAGVQALASLVEAPAELTRRLAQIGVVPKERGAELVSQLKTGQRLVSLEGDVWRWDGFVAAAHAPTGAARRLAERARLVDIELELEQARTDASAKRQALEDAETELKMASSAETAAREAWRAAQREADAARERHAATEREINRHSARKSALTEAHTRLNADLTEAYGAHQTATAALEELPPTHDTETRLAAVRSDIEGHRRFAAQVRAEAQALAREAELADRRVQAILAERTEWQNRKQSAASQVTTVEARITEVTAERAELENAPAVFAEKRRALINEIESAESARRVAADALAAAESVMAETDREAKASLEALSSAREACARAEERMEGTKRRLSDIEREIHDMLEVEPHAVAALAELEPGAELPPLNEIEENLEKLRRDRERLGAVNLRAEEELREVEAQHTALTTERDDLVEAIKRLRQGIQSLNKEARERLLTSFETVNEHFKRLFVELFGGGEAALHLIESDDPLEAGLEIIAKPPGKKPQTLSLLSGGEQALTALALIFAVFLTNPSPICVLDEVDAPLDDHNVERFCNLLNEMTASTETRFIIITHNPITMARMNRLYGVTMAERGVSQLVSVGLDDAVKILDQDVA from the coding sequence ATGAAACTCACGCGCCTCCGCCTCCACGGTTTCAAGTCGTTCGTTGAACCCACCGACTTCATGATCGAACCCGGCCTCACCGGCGTGGTCGGACCGAACGGCTGCGGCAAATCCAATCTGGTCGAGGCGCTGCGCTGGGCGATGGGCGAGACCTCGCACAAATCGCTGCGCGCCGCCGACATGGATGCGGTGATCTTCGCCGGCTCCGGCAACCGTCCGGCGCGCAACCACGCCGAAGTCGTGATGTCGATCGACAACGCCGATCGCACGGCGCCCGCAGCGATGAACGACAGCCAGGTTCTGGAAATCTCGCGCCGCATCGAGCGCGAAGCAGGTTCCGTCTACCGCATCAACGGCCGCGATGTGCGCGCCCGCGACGTCCAAATTTTGTTCGCCGATGCCGCCACCGGCGCGCGTTCGCCGGCGCTGGTCCACCAGGGCAAGATCGGCGAGATCATTCAGGCCAAGCCGGAACAGCGCCGCCGCGTGCTGGAAGACGCCGCCGGCGTCGCCGGTTTGCATGCCCGCCGCCACGAAGCTGAATTGCGGCTGAAGGCCGCCGAAACCAACCTCACCCGCGTCGAGGACGTGATCGGCCAGCTCGCCGGCCAGGTCGACGGCCTGAAGAAGCAGGCGCGCCAGGCGATCCGGTTCCGCGAAGTCGCCGCCAAGGTGCGCAAGGCCGAGGCCACGCTGTTCCATCTGCGCTGGCTCGAAGCCCATGCCGACGTCGCCGAAGCCGCGCATACCCACGACCTCAACGTTCGCGAGATGGCCGAGCGGACCCGCGAGCAGGCCGAGGCCGCCCGTATCCAGGCGATCCGCGCCAGTGAACTTCCGGCATTGCGCGAGGGCGAAGCCCGCGCCGCCGCCGGACTGCAGCGGCTGACCAATGCCCGCGAGCTGCTCGACCGCGAGGAAGCGCGTGCCAAGGAGCGCGTCGCCGAACTCGATCGCCGGCTGACGCAATTCTCCGCCGACATCGCCCGCGAACAGCAGCAGACGTCGGATGCCGAGATCGCGCTGCAGCGGCTCGACACCGAAGATTCCGAGATCAAGGAAGAGATCAAGTCGCGCGTCGAGAAGCGCTCCGGCGTCGACGAACGGGTCTCGGAAGCGGAAGCGACGCTGGCCGCGGCCGAGCAGATGTTCGGCGAACTGACGACCGCACTGGCAGATCTTACCGCCAAGCGCACCCAGCTCGAAGCCGGCGTACGTACCCATCGCGACCGGCTGGCCAAGCTCGACCAGGACATCGCCAACGTCGCCAGCGAAGAGCAGAAGCTGGCGCAGGAAACCGGCAATCTTGGTGACATCGACGCGCTGGCCGCCACCATGGAGACCGCGCAGGAAAGCCTCGCGGCATCGGAAGCCGCAGCGCAGGCCTCTGAGACCGGCCACGTCGCCGCGCGGCAGAAGCTGGAAGCCTCCCGCGCCCCGCTCACCGAAGCTGACAAGCGCGTACAGCGGCTCGAAACCGAAGCCCGCACGATTTCAAAACTCGTCAACGGCGAGACCAAGAACCTGTGGCCGCCGATCATCGACGGCGTCACGGTTGCAAAAGGCTATGAGAAGGCGCTCGGCGCCGTGCTCGGCGACGATCTCGACGCGCCGGTCGATCCCTCGGCGCCGATGCGCTGGACCAATGCCGGCGCCACCTTCGACGATCCGGCTTTGCCCGCCGGCGTCCAAGCGCTCGCCTCCCTGGTCGAGGCGCCCGCTGAACTGACACGACGTCTGGCGCAGATCGGCGTCGTGCCGAAGGAGCGCGGCGCGGAACTGGTGTCGCAACTGAAGACCGGCCAGCGGCTGGTGTCGCTGGAAGGCGACGTCTGGCGCTGGGACGGTTTTGTCGCGGCGGCGCATGCGCCGACCGGCGCAGCACGGCGTCTCGCCGAACGCGCGCGCCTCGTCGACATTGAGCTCGAACTGGAGCAGGCCCGCACCGACGCATCAGCCAAGCGGCAGGCGCTGGAAGACGCCGAGACCGAATTGAAAATGGCGTCGAGCGCCGAGACTGCCGCCCGCGAGGCCTGGCGTGCCGCGCAGCGCGAGGCCGATGCCGCGCGGGAACGCCATGCGGCGACCGAGCGCGAGATCAACCGCCACAGCGCGCGCAAATCGGCGCTGACCGAAGCGCATACGCGCCTCAATGCCGACCTCACCGAGGCCTATGGCGCGCACCAGACCGCGACCGCCGCCCTTGAAGAATTGCCGCCGACCCACGACACCGAGACAAGGCTTGCCGCCGTCCGCAGCGATATCGAAGGCCACCGCCGTTTCGCGGCGCAAGTGCGCGCCGAGGCCCAGGCGCTGGCGCGCGAGGCCGAGCTCGCCGACCGCCGCGTGCAGGCGATCCTCGCCGAGCGCACCGAATGGCAGAACCGCAAGCAGAGCGCGGCGTCGCAGGTCACGACGGTCGAGGCCCGCATCACCGAAGTCACCGCCGAGCGCGCCGAGCTTGAGAACGCGCCGGCCGTGTTCGCGGAAAAGCGCCGCGCCCTGATCAACGAAATCGAATCGGCCGAAAGCGCCCGCCGCGTTGCCGCGGATGCGCTGGCCGCCGCCGAGAGCGTGATGGCGGAAACCGACCGCGAGGCCAAGGCCTCGCTCGAAGCGCTCTCCTCAGCCCGCGAGGCTTGCGCCCGCGCCGAAGAGCGCATGGAGGGAACAAAACGCCGGCTGTCGGACATCGAGCGCGAAATTCACGACATGCTCGAAGTCGAACCGCACGCCGTGGCAGCGCTGGCAGAACTCGAGCCCGGCGCGGAACTGCCGCCACTCAACGAGATCGAGGAGAACCTCGAAAAGCTGCGTCGCGACCGCGAGCGGCTCGGCGCCGTCAACCTGCGCGCCGAGGAAGAGCTGCGCGAGGTCGAGGCCCAGCACACCGCGCTCACCACCGAGCGCGACGACCTTGTCGAAGCCATCAAGCGGCTGCGCCAGGGCATCCAGAGCCTCAACAAGGAAGCGCGCGAGCGTCTCTTGACCTCGTTCGAGACCGTCAACGAGCACTTCAAGCGGCTGTTCGTCGAGCTGTTCGGCGGCGGCGAAGCGGCGTTGCACCTGATCGAAAGCGACGACCCGCTGGAAGCCGGCCTCGAAATCATCGCCAAGCCGCCCGGCAAGAAGCCCCAGACGCTGTCGCTGCTGTCGGGCGGCGAGCAGGCGCTGACCGCGCTGGCGCTGATCTTCGCGGTGTTCCTCACCAACCCGTCGCCGATCTGCGTGCTGGACGAAGTCGACGCGCCGCTCGACGACCACAACGTGGAGCGGTTCTGCAACCTGCTGAATGAGATGACCGCGTCGACCGAAACCCGCTTCATCATCATCACGCATAATCCGATCACGATGGCGCGGATGAACCGGCTGTACGGCGTCACCATGGCCGAACGCGGCGTCTCGCAACTGGTCTCGGTCGGCCTCGACGACGCGGTCAAGATCCTCGACCAGGACGTGGCGTGA
- a CDS encoding DUF721 domain-containing protein: MAKPGFISAKPLSVLLSDVFSDAYAKQGFAARELVTRWAEIAGPEIAVHSQPLKMQWPRPVEGQPQEPATLVLRVEGPMALEIQHSSDVILARVNRFFGWSAVGRLALRQAPLSRRKLAAVPRPPDPKAVAKVAETLSAVEDEALRAALARLGASIKRN; this comes from the coding sequence ATGGCAAAACCAGGCTTCATCAGCGCCAAACCGCTTTCCGTCCTGCTCAGCGACGTGTTTTCCGACGCCTATGCCAAGCAGGGATTTGCCGCCCGCGAACTGGTGACGCGCTGGGCCGAAATCGCTGGACCGGAAATCGCCGTTCACTCGCAGCCCCTGAAGATGCAATGGCCGCGGCCTGTGGAAGGGCAGCCGCAGGAGCCGGCCACGCTGGTGCTGCGGGTCGAGGGGCCAATGGCGCTGGAGATCCAGCATTCCTCCGACGTCATCCTGGCACGGGTCAACCGCTTCTTCGGCTGGAGCGCGGTCGGCCGGCTGGCGCTGCGGCAGGCGCCACTGTCGCGCCGGAAACTTGCGGCCGTCCCCCGCCCGCCGGACCCAAAAGCCGTGGCAAAAGTCGCCGAAACACTGTCGGCGGTGGAAGATGAAGCGTTGCGCGCCGCACTGGCGCGGCTGGGCGCCTCGATCAAGCGAAATTGA
- a CDS encoding LemA family protein, producing MSTGWIVLGVVVIIVLFAFGAYNRLVALGQRVGQAFADIDVQLKQRHDLIPNLVETVKGYAAHERGTLDDVIKARNSAMSAQGPAQVGAAENQLSGALGRLIALSEAYPDLKANANFQQLASELSDLENKIAASRRFFNNAVQEYNTGIQQMPAALFAGMFGFTRKDFFDLGTSRTEVEATPTVKF from the coding sequence ATGTCGACCGGATGGATCGTTCTCGGCGTCGTCGTCATTATCGTGTTGTTCGCCTTCGGCGCCTATAACCGGCTGGTCGCGCTCGGCCAGCGCGTCGGTCAGGCCTTTGCCGACATCGACGTGCAGCTCAAGCAGCGCCACGACCTGATCCCGAACCTGGTCGAAACCGTGAAGGGCTACGCGGCCCACGAGCGCGGCACGCTCGACGACGTCATCAAGGCGCGCAACTCGGCGATGTCGGCGCAGGGACCGGCCCAGGTCGGCGCCGCCGAGAACCAGCTCTCTGGCGCACTCGGCAGGCTGATCGCGCTGTCGGAGGCCTATCCGGACCTCAAGGCCAACGCCAATTTCCAGCAGCTCGCCAGCGAATTGTCCGACCTCGAAAACAAGATCGCGGCCAGCCGCCGCTTCTTCAATAACGCGGTTCAGGAATACAACACCGGCATCCAGCAGATGCCGGCCGCGCTGTTTGCCGGCATGTTCGGCTTCACCCGCAAGGACTTCTTCGACCTCGGCACCAGCCGCACCGAAGTCGAGGCGACGCCGACGGTGAAGTTCTAA
- a CDS encoding M48 family metallopeptidase gives MAAYGLYTHIASNKFRSMLLLAGLFLLIYVLVYAGALIAEVVINSDASASYYLRVAFRDLITAAPYATIAAALWIVIAYFFHQNMIDAVTGGEDVTRQQQPRLYNLLENLCISRGIPMPKLKVMDSPALNAFATGLNRRQYAVTVTTGLLNALNDHEIEAVLGHELTHIRNGDVQLMVVAVIIAGVVGFFGELFFRMFTNLSWSGGWGSSSSSSRSSSSSDSDSKGSGGGGAVIVVIIAIALIVVAWLLSQVVKLALSRSREFLADAGSVELTKDPDAMISALRKIENRGELPGAISAVMELCVDNPREGFADLFATHPSVDSRIKALVQFAGGHDPGPLALPSDAAGEPDDQADQTDQPASEQIPPPLPRGPWSNASEPAGGTPGNPPPLPPSGPWGRHG, from the coding sequence ATGGCCGCGTATGGTCTCTACACGCACATCGCATCGAACAAGTTTCGTTCGATGCTGCTGCTCGCCGGCCTGTTCCTGCTGATCTATGTGCTGGTCTATGCCGGCGCATTGATCGCGGAGGTCGTGATCAACAGCGACGCCTCGGCCAGCTACTATCTGAGGGTCGCGTTTCGCGACCTGATCACCGCTGCGCCCTATGCGACCATCGCCGCGGCGTTGTGGATCGTGATCGCCTATTTCTTTCACCAGAACATGATCGATGCCGTCACCGGCGGCGAGGACGTGACGCGGCAGCAGCAGCCTCGGCTGTATAACCTTCTCGAAAATCTCTGCATCTCGCGCGGCATTCCGATGCCGAAGCTGAAGGTGATGGACAGCCCGGCGCTGAACGCGTTCGCGACCGGCCTCAACCGGCGGCAATATGCCGTGACCGTCACCACGGGACTTCTCAACGCGCTCAACGACCATGAAATCGAGGCCGTGCTGGGCCACGAGCTGACCCATATCCGCAACGGCGACGTGCAGCTGATGGTGGTCGCGGTCATCATCGCCGGCGTGGTCGGCTTCTTCGGCGAACTGTTCTTCCGGATGTTCACCAATCTGAGCTGGAGCGGCGGCTGGGGATCCTCGTCGTCATCGTCGAGGTCGTCGTCCTCCTCGGACAGCGACAGCAAGGGCTCCGGCGGCGGTGGCGCCGTCATCGTCGTCATCATCGCGATCGCCCTGATCGTGGTGGCCTGGCTGTTGTCGCAGGTCGTCAAGCTGGCGCTGTCGCGGTCGCGCGAGTTCCTCGCCGACGCCGGCTCGGTCGAACTCACCAAGGATCCCGACGCCATGATCTCGGCGCTGCGCAAGATCGAAAATCGCGGCGAGCTTCCCGGTGCGATCTCCGCCGTCATGGAACTCTGCGTCGACAACCCGCGCGAAGGTTTTGCCGATCTGTTCGCGACCCATCCGTCGGTGGATTCGCGGATCAAGGCGCTGGTCCAGTTCGCGGGCGGCCACGATCCGGGTCCGCTGGCCCTGCCTTCGGATGCGGCCGGCGAGCCCGACGATCAGGCAGATCAGACCGATCAACCGGCTTCGGAACAGATCCCGCCGCCGCTGCCCCGCGGCCCCTGGAGCAACGCCAGCGAACCCGCCGGCGGTACGCCGGGAAATCCTCCGCCGCTGCCTCCATCAGGTCCTTGGGGCCGGCACGGCTAA
- a CDS encoding thioredoxin domain-containing protein has product MLITRRAFAATALSLTALVTKAMAVPAAVVTKPQALADMALGPADAKVTIVEYAASTCPHCAAFNRDVFPKIKSEFIDTGKIRYVFREFPLNIKDLACAMLTRRIAGEDAAKYFAVVDIMFRQQDQLVKQTSDTLRLIGRQAGLSTQAVEDCLKDQAMQDKISSGQKYAEDVLKVEGTPTFFINGDEIVGEAAFEELASRINSLLKS; this is encoded by the coding sequence TTGCTCATCACCCGCCGCGCTTTCGCTGCCACCGCCTTGTCGCTAACCGCGCTGGTTACGAAAGCGATGGCGGTGCCTGCCGCCGTGGTGACCAAGCCGCAGGCGCTGGCCGACATGGCGCTTGGGCCTGCGGACGCCAAGGTAACGATCGTCGAATACGCGGCGTCGACCTGCCCGCATTGCGCCGCGTTCAACAGGGACGTATTTCCGAAGATCAAGTCGGAGTTCATCGACACCGGCAAGATCCGTTACGTGTTCCGCGAGTTCCCGCTCAACATCAAGGATCTCGCCTGCGCGATGTTGACGCGCCGCATCGCCGGCGAGGACGCGGCCAAGTATTTCGCCGTGGTCGACATCATGTTCCGCCAGCAGGACCAATTGGTGAAGCAGACCTCCGATACGCTGCGGCTGATCGGGCGGCAGGCGGGTCTCAGCACCCAGGCCGTCGAAGACTGCCTGAAGGACCAGGCGATGCAGGACAAGATCAGTTCCGGCCAGAAATATGCCGAGGACGTCCTGAAGGTCGAGGGCACGCCGACCTTCTTCATCAACGGCGACGAGATCGTCGGCGAAGCCGCCTTCGAGGAACTCGCCAGCCGCATCAATTCGCTGTTGAAAAGCTGA
- a CDS encoding flavin-dependent oxidoreductase has protein sequence MTVLIAGGGIGGLTLALSLHQIGVPAKVFESVPELRPLGVGINVLPHAVRELIELGLHDALDASGVRTKELAYFSKHGKPIWSEPRGIEAGYKWPQFSIHRGTLQQILLDAATERLGKENILTSHHLSGWTETANGVRAEFIDRATGKTAGHHEGALLIAADGIHSAVREKLYPNEGPPIWNGRILWRGITKGDAFLSGRTMIMAGHEILKFVCYSISKVPDADGKFSINWVAERHMPPTYQWRREDYNRTANLDEFLPWFRDWTFDWLDVPGLIRNCPHAYEYPLVDRDPIPQWTFGKVTLMGDAAHPMYPIGSNGASQAILDARVLTREILAQGPTNAALVAYEAERRPATTDLVMLNRRNGPEQVMQMVEERAPNGYDVVTDVLSLKELEDIAANYKRVAGFQVEGLNAKPPIVQRKAG, from the coding sequence ATGACGGTTCTTATCGCGGGCGGCGGCATCGGCGGGCTGACACTGGCGCTCAGCCTGCACCAGATCGGCGTGCCGGCCAAAGTGTTCGAAAGCGTGCCGGAACTGCGGCCGCTCGGCGTCGGCATCAACGTGCTGCCGCATGCGGTGCGCGAGCTGATCGAGCTTGGCCTGCACGACGCGCTCGACGCGTCAGGCGTGCGCACCAAGGAGCTCGCCTATTTCTCCAAGCACGGCAAGCCGATCTGGAGTGAGCCGCGCGGCATCGAGGCCGGCTACAAGTGGCCGCAGTTCTCGATCCATCGCGGCACGCTGCAGCAGATCCTGCTCGACGCCGCCACCGAACGGCTGGGCAAGGAGAATATTCTCACCAGCCATCATCTTTCCGGCTGGACCGAGACGGCCAACGGCGTCCGCGCCGAGTTCATCGACAGAGCGACCGGCAAAACGGCCGGCCATCATGAAGGCGCGCTGCTGATTGCCGCCGACGGCATCCATTCGGCGGTGCGCGAAAAGCTCTATCCGAACGAAGGCCCGCCGATCTGGAACGGGCGCATCCTGTGGCGCGGCATCACCAAGGGTGACGCTTTCCTGTCGGGCCGCACCATGATCATGGCCGGCCACGAGATCCTGAAATTCGTCTGCTATTCGATTTCGAAAGTGCCGGATGCCGACGGCAAATTCTCGATCAACTGGGTCGCCGAGCGGCACATGCCGCCGACCTATCAGTGGCGGCGCGAGGACTATAACCGGACTGCCAACCTCGACGAGTTTCTGCCCTGGTTCAGGGACTGGACATTCGACTGGCTCGACGTCCCCGGCCTGATCCGCAACTGCCCGCATGCCTATGAATATCCGCTGGTCGATCGCGACCCGATCCCGCAATGGACCTTCGGCAAAGTCACGCTGATGGGCGATGCCGCGCACCCGATGTACCCGATCGGCTCCAACGGCGCGTCGCAGGCCATCCTGGATGCCCGCGTGCTGACCCGCGAAATCCTCGCGCAGGGTCCAACCAACGCCGCGCTTGTCGCCTATGAAGCAGAACGCCGGCCCGCGACCACCGACCTCGTGATGCTGAACCGCCGCAACGGGCCGGAGCAGGTGATGCAGATGGTCGAGGAACGCGCGCCCAACGGCTACGACGTCGTCACCGACGTGCTGTCGCTGAAGGAGCTGGAAGACATCGCCGCCAACTACAAGCGCGTCGCCGGTTTCCAGGTCGAAGGCCTCAACGCCAAGCCGCCGATCGTGCAGCGCAAGGCGGGGTGA
- a CDS encoding PaaI family thioesterase has product MIATALDNFTAPPSSKLLGWHLIDARPGDGWVRIGFDGRQDFCNPAGFVQGGILSAMLDDTMGPAVFVMTEGRLYTATVTMTVNFLAPARPGPITGEATVTQLGKTIAFVEGRLTDKDGTLLATASTSARLVETAKAIR; this is encoded by the coding sequence ATGATCGCCACTGCCCTCGACAATTTCACCGCGCCGCCGTCTTCAAAACTGCTCGGCTGGCATCTGATCGATGCCCGCCCTGGCGACGGCTGGGTCCGGATCGGCTTCGACGGCAGACAAGACTTCTGCAACCCGGCCGGCTTCGTCCAGGGCGGCATCCTTTCGGCGATGCTCGACGACACCATGGGGCCGGCGGTGTTCGTCATGACCGAGGGCCGGCTCTACACCGCGACCGTGACCATGACGGTGAATTTTCTGGCGCCGGCGAGACCAGGGCCGATCACGGGTGAGGCGACCGTCACCCAGCTCGGCAAGACCATCGCCTTCGTCGAGGGACGGCTGACGGACAAGGATGGCACCTTGCTTGCGACAGCCTCGACCAGCGCGCGGCTGGTCGAGACCGCGAAGGCGATACGGTAG
- a CDS encoding small ribosomal subunit Rsm22 family protein has product MTSPDLPAELKAALDGRLRGFSRNDAATRAASISKTYRDGGGSGAIRTETDALAYALARMPATYAAVTASLNALCEIRPDFIPKSLLDVGAGPGTATWAAAEAFPSLQGFALLDANDALRTLALSLFSDSFRLRDVGYERGEARSALAKAGAADLVIASYVIGEIGAAEQKALAELMWQKTGDTLLVVEPGTPAGYARIIALRERLIALGAHVAAPCPHDGKCPLAAPDWCHFTQRLQRSRAHKQVKGAELPFEDEKFAYVALTRTPMTKRPSRVLAQPEISKVEISAKLCTPDGLAWTRVPRRAKVDYARARRWRWGDAVTDER; this is encoded by the coding sequence ATGACCTCACCCGACCTTCCCGCCGAACTGAAAGCCGCCCTCGACGGCCGGCTGCGGGGCTTTTCGCGCAACGACGCGGCAACCCGCGCCGCTTCGATCTCGAAAACCTACCGCGACGGCGGTGGCTCCGGCGCGATCCGCACCGAGACCGATGCGCTCGCCTATGCGCTGGCGCGGATGCCCGCCACCTACGCCGCGGTCACGGCGAGCCTGAACGCGCTTTGCGAGATCCGGCCGGACTTCATCCCAAAAAGCCTGCTCGATGTCGGCGCAGGTCCTGGTACGGCCACCTGGGCGGCGGCAGAAGCCTTCCCGTCGCTGCAAGGCTTTGCGTTGCTCGACGCCAACGACGCCCTTCGCACGCTGGCGCTCAGCCTGTTCAGCGACAGTTTTCGCCTGCGTGATGTCGGCTACGAACGTGGCGAAGCCAGATCTGCTTTGGCCAAAGCCGGCGCGGCTGACCTCGTCATCGCCAGTTACGTGATCGGCGAAATCGGGGCTGCCGAGCAGAAAGCGCTCGCCGAGCTGATGTGGCAAAAGACCGGCGATACGCTGCTGGTGGTCGAACCCGGCACGCCTGCGGGCTATGCGCGCATCATCGCGCTGCGTGAGCGCCTCATCGCGCTGGGCGCGCATGTCGCCGCGCCCTGCCCGCACGATGGCAAGTGCCCGCTTGCCGCGCCGGACTGGTGCCATTTCACCCAGCGCCTGCAGCGCTCGCGCGCGCACAAGCAGGTCAAGGGCGCCGAGTTGCCGTTCGAAGACGAAAAATTCGCCTATGTCGCGCTGACGCGCACGCCGATGACGAAGCGGCCCTCTCGGGTGCTGGCGCAACCCGAAATCAGCAAGGTCGAAATATCGGCAAAGTTGTGCACCCCTGACGGTCTCGCGTGGACGCGCGTACCGCGCCGCGCCAAGGTCGATTATGCCCGAGCCCGGCGCTGGCGATGGGGCGATGCGGTGACGGACGAACGGTAG
- a CDS encoding DsbA family protein, which yields MITRRAFNAALSLTGLGLFAGSLGLSPLRLISDAMAQGATDVAKPQSLPDMGLGPANASVTITEYASMTCPHCAAFTENVFPKIKSEFIDSGKIRFVFREFPLDIKAAAGSMLARCIAKDDAPKYFAVVDLLFKQQNEWVVKNTTETLARIGKQAGLTQQAVEDCLKDQALLDKIAADQKFAAEVLKVNSTPTFFINGEMLKGEQTFEEFSKRINSLLKS from the coding sequence ATGATCACGCGCCGCGCCTTCAATGCCGCCTTGTCGCTGACCGGCCTTGGCCTGTTTGCAGGATCCTTGGGCCTCTCGCCGCTGCGCCTGATATCGGATGCGATGGCGCAGGGTGCGACCGACGTCGCCAAGCCGCAGTCGCTGCCCGACATGGGGCTTGGCCCGGCCAACGCTTCGGTGACCATCACCGAATACGCCTCGATGACCTGCCCGCACTGCGCGGCGTTCACCGAAAACGTGTTTCCGAAGATCAAGTCGGAATTCATCGACTCCGGCAAAATCCGGTTCGTGTTCCGCGAATTCCCGCTCGACATCAAGGCTGCCGCGGGCTCGATGCTGGCGCGCTGCATCGCCAAGGACGACGCGCCGAAATATTTCGCCGTCGTCGACCTCTTGTTCAAGCAGCAGAACGAATGGGTGGTGAAGAACACCACGGAGACGCTGGCCCGGATCGGCAAGCAGGCCGGCCTCACCCAGCAGGCGGTGGAAGATTGCCTGAAGGACCAGGCGCTGCTCGACAAGATCGCCGCCGACCAGAAATTCGCCGCCGAAGTGCTGAAGGTCAATTCGACGCCGACCTTCTTCATCAACGGCGAGATGCTCAAGGGCGAACAGACGTTTGAAGAGTTCAGCAAGCGCATCAATTCGCTGCTGAAGAGCTGA